In a genomic window of Mycolicibacter heraklionensis:
- a CDS encoding carbonic anhydrase, translating to MPNSNPISAWKALKEGNERFVAGEPSHPSQDVARRAALAAGQKPTAVVFGCGDSRVAAELIFDQGLGDMFVVRTAGHVIDSAVLGSIEFAVEVLNVPLIVVLGHDSCGAIAATLAALDGGAVPGGYLRDIVERVTPSILLGRRDGLSAVDEFEARHVTETVAQLASRSKAIADRIEAGSLAVVGATYHLADGRVSARNHLGDIGDYGVE from the coding sequence ATGCCCAATTCAAACCCGATATCAGCGTGGAAAGCACTCAAGGAGGGTAACGAGCGCTTCGTCGCCGGCGAGCCCAGCCATCCCAGCCAGGATGTCGCGCGCCGCGCCGCGCTGGCCGCCGGTCAGAAGCCGACCGCGGTGGTGTTCGGCTGCGGGGACAGTCGGGTGGCCGCCGAGCTGATCTTCGACCAGGGTCTGGGCGACATGTTCGTGGTCCGCACCGCCGGTCACGTCATCGACTCGGCGGTGCTGGGCTCGATCGAGTTCGCGGTGGAGGTGCTCAACGTTCCGTTGATCGTGGTGCTCGGCCACGACAGCTGCGGGGCGATCGCGGCGACTCTGGCTGCGTTGGACGGCGGGGCGGTGCCCGGCGGTTATCTGCGGGACATCGTCGAACGGGTGACGCCGTCGATTCTGCTCGGCCGTCGCGACGGGCTCAGTGCCGTCGACGAGTTCGAGGCCCGGCACGTCACCGAGACGGTGGCGCAGCTGGCGAGCCGCTCCAAAGCGATCGCAGATCGTATCGAGGCCGGTTCGCTGGCGGTTGTCGGCGCCACGTACCACCTGGCCGACGGCCGGGTATCGGCGCGCAACCACTTGGGCGACATCGGAGATTACGGCGTCGAATAG
- a CDS encoding A/G-specific adenine glycosylase translates to MPDIVHGIRSGRSVSVEADDLLSWFAVAERDLPWRAGDVTPWQILVSEFMLQQTPVARVLPIWPDWVARWPTPSATAAASQADVLRAWGKLGYPRRAKRLHECATVIAQDFGDVVPDDVDVLQQLPGIGSYTARAVASFAYRRPVPVVDTNVRRVVARAVHGQADAGAPSAKRDHADVESLLPEADRAARFSAALMELGAIVCTARSPRCDGCPLRHSCSWRLAGSPPGTGPKRPVQRYAGTDRQVRGRLLDVLRDNAVAVTRADLDLAWPVDAVQRERALTSLLGDGLVEQLADGRFALPGQDRNDSTASR, encoded by the coding sequence ATGCCCGACATTGTGCACGGGATCAGGTCCGGGCGCTCGGTGAGCGTCGAAGCCGACGATCTGCTCAGCTGGTTCGCCGTGGCCGAGCGCGATCTGCCCTGGCGGGCGGGCGATGTCACGCCGTGGCAGATCCTGGTGAGCGAGTTCATGCTGCAGCAGACTCCGGTCGCCCGGGTGCTGCCGATCTGGCCGGATTGGGTGGCGCGCTGGCCGACGCCGTCGGCGACGGCGGCCGCAAGCCAGGCCGACGTACTGCGGGCATGGGGGAAGCTCGGCTATCCCCGCCGCGCCAAACGGCTCCACGAATGCGCGACTGTGATCGCCCAGGACTTCGGCGACGTGGTGCCCGACGACGTCGATGTCCTGCAGCAGCTGCCCGGGATCGGCAGCTACACCGCCAGAGCGGTGGCCAGCTTCGCCTACCGCCGACCGGTTCCGGTGGTGGACACCAACGTGCGCCGGGTGGTGGCCCGGGCGGTGCACGGACAGGCCGACGCCGGTGCCCCGTCGGCCAAGCGCGACCACGCCGACGTCGAGTCCCTCCTGCCCGAGGCCGACCGGGCCGCCCGGTTCTCCGCGGCGCTGATGGAGCTGGGCGCGATCGTGTGCACCGCGCGGTCGCCGCGCTGCGACGGCTGCCCGCTGCGCCACAGCTGCAGCTGGCGGCTTGCCGGTTCGCCGCCGGGCACCGGGCCCAAGCGTCCCGTCCAACGCTATGCCGGCACCGACCGTCAGGTCCGCGGACGACTACTGGATGTGTTGCGGGACAACGCCGTTGCGGTGACACGTGCCGACCTTGACCTGGCCTGGCCGGTGGACGCGGTGCAACGCGAACGCGCCCTGACCTCGCTGCTGGGTGACGGCTTGGTGGAACAGCTCGCCGACGGCCGCTTCGCGCTGCCCGGTCAGGACAGGAACGACTCGACAGCCTCGCGGTAG